Proteins from a genomic interval of Poecile atricapillus isolate bPoeAtr1 chromosome 1, bPoeAtr1.hap1, whole genome shotgun sequence:
- the UEVLD gene encoding ubiquitin-conjugating enzyme E2 variant 3 isoform X2 — translation MPKSTLIGLIKEMIAKFEEELPLYSLSSSDADRQSELLSYIAKITEGETDMKSRSKTGRNERCFNKITVVGAGDLGIACVLAVAAKDVADKVVLLDPSEGTAKGGTMDLEIFAVPNVEISKDFSASADSKVVVLTVNSLGNAQTYLDVIQSNVDLFRGIIPAVSQYSQNAVLLVASHPVEVMTFVSWKLSSFPKSRVIGVGTNLDSERFQYMLTNLLKAEVLAKDAWVIGEQGEDKVPSWTSCDIVANQTETMAARNSREKVANRAMEILKGKGQRSWSVGLSVADLADSILKDKRKVHSVSTLAKGCCNINSEVFLSLPCILGTGGVIEMVRLEEDPLVQEKLQSSAGSIHDLQQQLKL, via the exons ATG CCTAAATCAACTCTCATTGGATTAATCAAGGAAATGATTGCAAAGTTTGAGGAAGAGCTCCCTTTGTACTCACTGTCATCTTCTGATGCAGACAGGCAATCAGAACTTCTCTCCTATATTGCAAAGATTACTGAAG gAGAGACTGACATGAAATCAAGGAGTAAAACTGGCAGAAATGAAAGATGCTTTAACAAAATTACTGTTGTTGGAGCTGGAGATCTTGGCATTGCATGTGTACTAGCAGTTGCAGCAAAG GATGTTGCAGACAAGGTGGTTCTTTTGGATCCTTCTGAAGGTACAGCAAAAGGAGGGACCATGGATTTGGAGATTTTTGCTGTGCCAAATGTGGAGATCAGCAAAG atttttctgcttCGGCTGATTCCAAAGTTGTGGTGCTTACAGTTAATTCTCTGGGTAATGCTCAGACTTACCTCGATGTCATACAAAGCAATGTGGATTTGTTCAGAGGAATAATTCCAGCAGTATCCCAGTACAGTCAGAATGCTGTTCTCCTTGTTGCTTCTCATCCAG TTGAAGTGATGACATTTGTGTCGTGGAAGCTGAGCTCATTTCCCAAAAGCAGAGTAATTGGAGTAGGTACCAACCTCGATTCAGAGAGATTTCAGTATATGCTGACCAACCTTTTGAAAGCAGAGGTGCTGGCAAAAGATGCCTGGGTTATTGGTGAACAAGGGGAAGACAAAG TGCCATCATGGACCAGCTGTGATATAGTTGCAAATCAAACAGAAACAATGGCTGCTCGTAACTCAAGGGAAAAGGTGGCTAACAG AGCTATGGAAATTCTAAAGGGAAAAGGTCAGAGATCTTGGTCTGTTGGGCTCTCAGTTGCTGATTTGGCTGACAGCATTCTGAAAGATAAAAGAAAGGTTCATTCTGTATCAACTCTGGCAAAG GGGTGTTGCAATATTAACAGTGAAGTATTCTTAAGTCTGCCGTGTATTCTTGGAACCGGTGGAGTGATTGAAATGGTCAGACTGGAGGAAGACCCACTGGTGCAAGAGAAACTGCAAAGCAGTGCAGGCTCAATTCATgaccttcagcagcagctgaaactGTAA
- the UEVLD gene encoding ubiquitin-conjugating enzyme E2 variant 3 isoform X1, which produces MALAEAALRRQLGKYKFRDLTIEELKNVSKTYPNFTFSMNTYTFKDGSQKDLLNFSGTVPVKYGNSYNIPIHLWILDSHPFAPPICFLKPTANMGIAVGKHVDARGRIYLPYLQNWSHPKSTLIGLIKEMIAKFEEELPLYSLSSSDADRQSELLSYIAKITEGETDMKSRSKTGRNERCFNKITVVGAGDLGIACVLAVAAKDVADKVVLLDPSEGTAKGGTMDLEIFAVPNVEISKDFSASADSKVVVLTVNSLGNAQTYLDVIQSNVDLFRGIIPAVSQYSQNAVLLVASHPVEVMTFVSWKLSSFPKSRVIGVGTNLDSERFQYMLTNLLKAEVLAKDAWVIGEQGEDKVPSWTSCDIVANQTETMAARNSREKVANRAMEILKGKGQRSWSVGLSVADLADSILKDKRKVHSVSTLAKGCCNINSEVFLSLPCILGTGGVIEMVRLEEDPLVQEKLQSSAGSIHDLQQQLKL; this is translated from the exons TATAAGTTCAGAGACCTGACTATAGAAGAGCTGAAGAATGTTAGCAAGACCTACCCCAACTTCACATTCTCCATGAACACATACA CCTTCAAGGATGGATCCCAGAAGGACCTCCTGAATTTTAGTGGCACTGTTCCAGTGAAATATG GTAATTCCTATAACATACCTATTCATCTGTGGATCCTGGATTCCCATCCCTTTGCTCCCCCTATTTGCTTCCTGAAGCCGACTGCAAACATGGGCATTGCAGTGGGGAAACACGTTGATGCGCGGGGCAGGATTTATTTGCCCTACCTGCAGAACTGGAGCCAT CCTAAATCAACTCTCATTGGATTAATCAAGGAAATGATTGCAAAGTTTGAGGAAGAGCTCCCTTTGTACTCACTGTCATCTTCTGATGCAGACAGGCAATCAGAACTTCTCTCCTATATTGCAAAGATTACTGAAG gAGAGACTGACATGAAATCAAGGAGTAAAACTGGCAGAAATGAAAGATGCTTTAACAAAATTACTGTTGTTGGAGCTGGAGATCTTGGCATTGCATGTGTACTAGCAGTTGCAGCAAAG GATGTTGCAGACAAGGTGGTTCTTTTGGATCCTTCTGAAGGTACAGCAAAAGGAGGGACCATGGATTTGGAGATTTTTGCTGTGCCAAATGTGGAGATCAGCAAAG atttttctgcttCGGCTGATTCCAAAGTTGTGGTGCTTACAGTTAATTCTCTGGGTAATGCTCAGACTTACCTCGATGTCATACAAAGCAATGTGGATTTGTTCAGAGGAATAATTCCAGCAGTATCCCAGTACAGTCAGAATGCTGTTCTCCTTGTTGCTTCTCATCCAG TTGAAGTGATGACATTTGTGTCGTGGAAGCTGAGCTCATTTCCCAAAAGCAGAGTAATTGGAGTAGGTACCAACCTCGATTCAGAGAGATTTCAGTATATGCTGACCAACCTTTTGAAAGCAGAGGTGCTGGCAAAAGATGCCTGGGTTATTGGTGAACAAGGGGAAGACAAAG TGCCATCATGGACCAGCTGTGATATAGTTGCAAATCAAACAGAAACAATGGCTGCTCGTAACTCAAGGGAAAAGGTGGCTAACAG AGCTATGGAAATTCTAAAGGGAAAAGGTCAGAGATCTTGGTCTGTTGGGCTCTCAGTTGCTGATTTGGCTGACAGCATTCTGAAAGATAAAAGAAAGGTTCATTCTGTATCAACTCTGGCAAAG GGGTGTTGCAATATTAACAGTGAAGTATTCTTAAGTCTGCCGTGTATTCTTGGAACCGGTGGAGTGATTGAAATGGTCAGACTGGAGGAAGACCCACTGGTGCAAGAGAAACTGCAAAGCAGTGCAGGCTCAATTCATgaccttcagcagcagctgaaactGTAA
- the UEVLD gene encoding ubiquitin-conjugating enzyme E2 variant 3 isoform X3: MIAKFEEELPLYSLSSSDADRQSELLSYIAKITEGETDMKSRSKTGRNERCFNKITVVGAGDLGIACVLAVAAKDVADKVVLLDPSEGTAKGGTMDLEIFAVPNVEISKDFSASADSKVVVLTVNSLGNAQTYLDVIQSNVDLFRGIIPAVSQYSQNAVLLVASHPVEVMTFVSWKLSSFPKSRVIGVGTNLDSERFQYMLTNLLKAEVLAKDAWVIGEQGEDKVPSWTSCDIVANQTETMAARNSREKVANRAMEILKGKGQRSWSVGLSVADLADSILKDKRKVHSVSTLAKGCCNINSEVFLSLPCILGTGGVIEMVRLEEDPLVQEKLQSSAGSIHDLQQQLKL; this comes from the exons ATGATTGCAAAGTTTGAGGAAGAGCTCCCTTTGTACTCACTGTCATCTTCTGATGCAGACAGGCAATCAGAACTTCTCTCCTATATTGCAAAGATTACTGAAG gAGAGACTGACATGAAATCAAGGAGTAAAACTGGCAGAAATGAAAGATGCTTTAACAAAATTACTGTTGTTGGAGCTGGAGATCTTGGCATTGCATGTGTACTAGCAGTTGCAGCAAAG GATGTTGCAGACAAGGTGGTTCTTTTGGATCCTTCTGAAGGTACAGCAAAAGGAGGGACCATGGATTTGGAGATTTTTGCTGTGCCAAATGTGGAGATCAGCAAAG atttttctgcttCGGCTGATTCCAAAGTTGTGGTGCTTACAGTTAATTCTCTGGGTAATGCTCAGACTTACCTCGATGTCATACAAAGCAATGTGGATTTGTTCAGAGGAATAATTCCAGCAGTATCCCAGTACAGTCAGAATGCTGTTCTCCTTGTTGCTTCTCATCCAG TTGAAGTGATGACATTTGTGTCGTGGAAGCTGAGCTCATTTCCCAAAAGCAGAGTAATTGGAGTAGGTACCAACCTCGATTCAGAGAGATTTCAGTATATGCTGACCAACCTTTTGAAAGCAGAGGTGCTGGCAAAAGATGCCTGGGTTATTGGTGAACAAGGGGAAGACAAAG TGCCATCATGGACCAGCTGTGATATAGTTGCAAATCAAACAGAAACAATGGCTGCTCGTAACTCAAGGGAAAAGGTGGCTAACAG AGCTATGGAAATTCTAAAGGGAAAAGGTCAGAGATCTTGGTCTGTTGGGCTCTCAGTTGCTGATTTGGCTGACAGCATTCTGAAAGATAAAAGAAAGGTTCATTCTGTATCAACTCTGGCAAAG GGGTGTTGCAATATTAACAGTGAAGTATTCTTAAGTCTGCCGTGTATTCTTGGAACCGGTGGAGTGATTGAAATGGTCAGACTGGAGGAAGACCCACTGGTGCAAGAGAAACTGCAAAGCAGTGCAGGCTCAATTCATgaccttcagcagcagctgaaactGTAA
- the UEVLD gene encoding ubiquitin-conjugating enzyme E2 variant 3 isoform X4, with the protein MALAEAALRRQLGKYKFRDLTIEELKNVSKTYPNFTFSMNTYTFKDGSQKDLLNFSGTVPVKYGNSYNIPIHLWILDSHPFAPPICFLKPTANMGIAVGKHVDARGRIYLPYLQNWSHPKSTLIGLIKEMIAKFEEELPLYSLSSSDADRQSELLSYIAKITEGETDMKSRSKTGRNERCFNKITVVGAGDLGIACVLAVAAKDVADKVVLLDPSEGTAKGGTMDLEIFAVPNVEISKDFSASADSKVVVLTVNSLGNAQTYLDVIQSNVDLFRGIIPAVSQYSQNAVLLVASHPALSRTLSLRVFSLLLPR; encoded by the exons TATAAGTTCAGAGACCTGACTATAGAAGAGCTGAAGAATGTTAGCAAGACCTACCCCAACTTCACATTCTCCATGAACACATACA CCTTCAAGGATGGATCCCAGAAGGACCTCCTGAATTTTAGTGGCACTGTTCCAGTGAAATATG GTAATTCCTATAACATACCTATTCATCTGTGGATCCTGGATTCCCATCCCTTTGCTCCCCCTATTTGCTTCCTGAAGCCGACTGCAAACATGGGCATTGCAGTGGGGAAACACGTTGATGCGCGGGGCAGGATTTATTTGCCCTACCTGCAGAACTGGAGCCAT CCTAAATCAACTCTCATTGGATTAATCAAGGAAATGATTGCAAAGTTTGAGGAAGAGCTCCCTTTGTACTCACTGTCATCTTCTGATGCAGACAGGCAATCAGAACTTCTCTCCTATATTGCAAAGATTACTGAAG gAGAGACTGACATGAAATCAAGGAGTAAAACTGGCAGAAATGAAAGATGCTTTAACAAAATTACTGTTGTTGGAGCTGGAGATCTTGGCATTGCATGTGTACTAGCAGTTGCAGCAAAG GATGTTGCAGACAAGGTGGTTCTTTTGGATCCTTCTGAAGGTACAGCAAAAGGAGGGACCATGGATTTGGAGATTTTTGCTGTGCCAAATGTGGAGATCAGCAAAG atttttctgcttCGGCTGATTCCAAAGTTGTGGTGCTTACAGTTAATTCTCTGGGTAATGCTCAGACTTACCTCGATGTCATACAAAGCAATGTGGATTTGTTCAGAGGAATAATTCCAGCAGTATCCCAGTACAGTCAGAATGCTGTTCTCCTTGTTGCTTCTCATCCAG ctttGAGCAGGACACTAtctttgagggttttttctttactgttaccaagataa